The following proteins are co-located in the Cutaneotrichosporon cavernicola HIS019 DNA, chromosome: 3 genome:
- the FDH1 gene encoding uncharacterized protein (Catalyzes the NAD()-dependent oxidation of formate to carbon dioxide. Formate oxidation is the final step in the methanol oxidation pathway in methylotrophic microorganisms. Has a role in the detoxification of exogenous formate in non- methylotrophic organisms) — MKVLIILYSGGQAAQEQPKLLGTTENKLGIYDWLKGLGHDVVVTDDKEGPNSDFQKHIVDAEILVTTPFHPGYLTAEIMDKAKNLKLCVTAGVGSDHIDLNAANKHKITVAEVSGSNVVSVAEQVIMTMLVLVRNFVPAHEQIVAHKWNVAQIARDAYDLEGKVVGTIGCGRIGYRVLQRLEPFNCKELLWFDYTDLPADAAKAINATRVATLDELFARCDVITVNCPLHESTRGLINADAIKKMKKGVWLINTARGAICDRMAIVDALESGHIAGYGGDVWDVQPAPADHPWRNMRGPNGNGNAMTAHYSGTTLDAQARYAKGTEEIIDNYLNGKPQNPANVIVADGKYATHAYGQRK, encoded by the exons ATGAAGGTTCTCATCATCCTGTACTCTGGTGGCCAGGCCGCTCAGGAGCAGcccaagctcctcggcaccaCTGAGAACAAGCTCGGCATCTACGACTGGCTCAAGGGTCTTGGTCACGA cgtcgtcgtcaccgacGACAAGGAAGGCCCCAACTCGGACTTCCAGAAGCAcattgtcgacgccgagatccTCGTCACGACCCCCTTCCACCCCGGCTACCTCACGGCCGAGATCAtggacaaggccaagaaccTCAAGCTCTGCGTCACTGCCGGTGTGGGATCCGACCACATCGACCTGAACGCGGCCAACAAGCACAAGATCACCGTGGCCGAGGTGTCGGGCTCCAACGTCGTCTcggtcgccgagcaggTCATCATGACcatgctcgtcctcgtgcGCAACTTTGTCCCTGCGCACGAGCAGATTGTCGCCCACAAGTGGAACGTCGCTCAGATCGCTCGCGACGCCTACGACCTTGAGGGTAAGGTTGTCGGCACCATCGGGTGCGGCCGTATTGGCTACCGTGTCCTCCAACGTCTCGAGCCTTTCAACTGCAAGGAACTCTTGTGGTTCGACTACACTGACCTCccggccgacgccgccaaggctATCAACGCCACCCGCGTCGCGACTCTGGACGAGCTCTTTGCCCGGTGTGACGTCATCACTGTCAACTGCCCTCTGCACGAGAGCACGCGCGGCCTCATCAATGCCGACGCTATCaagaagatgaagaagggTGTGTGGCTCATCAACACTGCCCGCGGCGCCATTTGCGACCGCATGGCTatcgtcgacgccctcgagtCCGGCCACATTGCCGGATACGGCGGTGACGTCTGGGACGTCCAGCCAGCCCCGGCTGACCACCCCTGGCGCAACATGCGTGGCCCGAACGGAAACGGGAATGCCATGACTGCGCATTACAGTGGGACGACACTCGATGCCCAG GCCCGTTACGCCAAGGGAACCGAGGAAATTATCGACAATTACCTCAACGGCAAGCCCCAGAACCCCGCCAACGTCATCGTGGCGGACGGCAAGTACGCGACCCACGCCTACGGCCAGCGCAAGTAG
- a CDS encoding uncharacterized protein (Reverse transcriptase (RNA-dependent DNA polymerase)) — MLLINELIVAALHEPPSLAEPATYAQAMSGPNAAKWRVAWQEELTQLANMGSWEEATPPPGAKMLTAKPVFQIKTQDGKVTRFKAHCTIRGCAQRPGIHYDDTFQPVSRASSLRLLLTIAATHDLEVLSADFDAAYLNAPIDKEELYVRFPPGYQPSDLTATCLRLLKSVYGLKQAGHLWWKLVEDALVEYGCQRVQSEWGLYTLCTDNKTTLLVLLYVNDIVATCIRSKSGKSQATDLFEFLGSRFSITILGPITHILGVTVTRNPANRSVAISQTAFIDTITDGLPGLSPVIAKHAPLPTPLPRSPDEPPASPAAACAYGTLIGKLLWLAFMTRPDVSFAVSYLARYTHAPTDYHIALAVRVVAYLANTRAMTLQLGGAPAPLTVYTDSDWCADRDQRRSTSSLAAFLNGSLINWSSRRQRLVAHSTMEAEYIAAADASHEILWMRTLLNEIGLPMTQPTQLHIDNQAAIRLAANPTLHERSKHIELRHHIIRQLVDLGIITLHYVPTGQQRADGFTKPLSGPNTANFRNDIRLTLPSTNM, encoded by the coding sequence ATGCTCCTCATCAACGAGCTCATCGTAGCAGCACTACATGAACCGCCCAGCCTAGCGGAGCCCGCCACCTACGCTCAAGCCATGTCGGGCCCCAACGCTGCCAAGTGGCGGGTCGCCTGGCAAGAGGAGCTAACCCAGCTTGCCAACATGGGCTCATGGGAAGAAGCCACTCCGCCACCAGGTGCCAAGATGCTCACCGCCAAGCCCGTCTTCCAGATCAAGACCCAGGATGGCAAGGTCACGCGCTTCAAGGCCCACTGCACTATCCGCGGATGTGCGCAACGGCCCGGCATCCACTACGACGACACATTCCAACCCGTCAGTCGAGcttcctccctccgcctcctACTCACCATCGCCGCGACCCACGACCTCGAAGTCCTCAGCGCCGACTTCGACGCCGCGTACCTCAACGCACCcatcgacaaggaggaACTGTACGTACGGTTCCCGCCAGGATACCAACCATCCGACCTGACAGCAACTTGCCTCCGCCTGCTCAAATCTGTCTACGGCCTCAAACAAGCAGGTCACCTATGGTGGAAGCTAGTGGAGGACGCTCTCGTCGAGTACGGTTGCCAACGCGTCCAATCTGAGTGGGGCCTATACACGCTCTGCACCGACAACAAGACCACCCTACTCGTCCTGCTCTACGTCAATGACATCGTCGCCACCTGCATCCGCAGCAAGTCAGGCAAGAGCCAAGCCACAGACCTGTTCGAATTCCTTGGATCCCGCTTCTCCATTACCATCCTCGGACCCATCACACACATCCTGGGCGTCACAGTCACCCGCAACCCCGCCAACCGCAGCGTCGCCATCTCACAGACCGCATTCATCGACACGATCACTGACGGACTGCCGGGCCTATCACCCGTGATTGCCAAGCATGCCCCCCTTCCTAcaccccttcctcgctcACCAGACGAGCCCCCAGCATCACCCGCAGCCGCCTGTGCCTACGGTACCCTTATCGGCAAGCTCCTGTGGCTCGCCTTCATGACCCGCCCCGACGTCTCCTTCGCCGTCTCCTATTTGGCTCGCTACACCCACGCCCCCACTGACTACCACATCGCTCTAGCTGTACGTGTTGTCGCCTACCTCGCCAACACCCGCGCGATGACCCTCCAGCTCGGAGGAGCCCCTGCACCCCTCACCGTGTACACGGACTCCGACTGGTGTGCAGACCGCGACCAGCGACGATCCACCTCCAGTCTTGCAGCCTTCCTCAACGGATCGCTCATCAACTGGTCATCCCGCAGGCAGCGTCTCGTCGCCCACTCCACAATGGAAGCCGAGTACATCGCCGCAGCTGACGCCTCACACGAAATCCTCTGGATGCGCACGCTCCTGAACGAGATTGGTCTGCCTATGACGCAGCCCACACAACTCCACATCGATAACCAGGCCGCCATCCGGCTAGCCGCAAATCCCACGCTACATGAAAGGAGCAAACACATCGAGCTCCGCCACCACATTATCCGACAGCTTGTAGACCTCGGAATTATTACACTACACTATGTCCCGACCGGCCAACAGCGGGCCGACGGCTTCACCAAACCCTTGTCCGGCCCAAACACGGCCAACTTCCGCAATGACATTCGACTCACGCTTCCGTCCACAAACATGTAA